Below is a window of 'Nostoc azollae' 0708 DNA.
ATCTTGAACACAAATTTTGTTAATCATTCCCTGATAAAACTTTTATTGGTTACAAAATGATGCGCGAATCGTCAGAAAAAATTCTTGTAATTGAAGATGATGCTACCACTCGCCATCTCTTCATAGACGGTCTTGAGGCTGAAGGTTTTGTTACTATAGGATCAGAAAAAGGTTTAGTTGGTATCCAGAAAGCACAAGAGCATTTACCTGATTTGGTAATTTGTGATTTAATGATGCCAGATATAGATGGTTACAGTGTTTTAACTAAGTTGCGTCAAGATCCTCTCACTGCAATTATTCCTTTTATTTTTCTCACAGCTAGTAACACTAAGACATCTATGAGAAAAGCTATGGAGTTGGGAGCAGATGATTATTTGAGTAAACCTTGTACTGTAGATGAGTTGCTAAAGGCGATTACTATCCGACTAGAAAAACAAGCTATCTTTCAAAGATGGTATGCGAATAATTCTCAATCATTATCAGAACTAGCTGCTAAATCAGAAAATTCAGAATCAATTTTTCCTAATCTTCCCCACCTTCAACAAGTTTTCGACTATATTGAGCGTCATTACCATCAAGGAATTACTTTGTCTGATGTGGCGGAAGCTGTTGGTTATTCTTCTCCTTATTTAACGACTCAAGTAGCGAAACAAACGGGAGAAAGTGTGAATGTTTGGATTGTTAAGCGCCGCATGGCAGCAGCGCGGACATTACTGAAAAGCACCAATCAGACAGTTGAAGAAATTGCTATGAAACTAGGCTATCAAAATGCTTGTCATTTCTCTCGTCAGTTTCGTCAACATCATGGTTTATCTCCCACTATTTGGAGAAAAGAACATCAATCATGTCATGTTGCTCAAACTACTAAGCTGCAATTAATTAAAAATCGCGCTCAATTAGTAAATCCTATTCCTTTAACTAGTTAAGAGGATGTTTTAAAACTAGAGGGTACGTATAACTTGTCATTTTGACCGGAACGTAGTGGAGGTAAGGATCTCGATCTTTCGTCAATTTATGAGATACTAAAGCCTACGGCACGCTCCGCGAACATTTCGCTCTCGCTACATACCCTGTGTAAAGCAAGCTACAGTATGACATTTTAGACTTTTGAAATATCCTCTAAGTTAACTATTTTTAGTTTTTGTTAACTGCTGGAACCATAATTGTATTCCCAAGGCTAACAAACCCAGAGCTACTAGAGCAAATATTCCTGTTCCTAATCCTACTACACCTACAATTAGGGTCCGAACTGCTGAACTAATTTTCCATACTATTGGGTTTTGGGAATGGATGGGTTTGTTAGCAAAATTGGTGGCGATCGTTATCATGAGAGAATAGATTGCAAATGATAGTCCTCCCGAAATTATCGACCCTGTTATACAGCGTAATGGATTTGCTGCTACTTGCTTATAAGTATCCGTTGATGGTGTGATATGTGGTTCATTCATAATAGGGAGATGGGGGAGATGACGACGATGAGCGAAATGAGGACAATGAGGGAAATGAGGACGATGAGGGAGATGAGATTTGAGATTTTAAATTAGACATAAACAAATACAATCCAAAAACCAAAAACTTCTGCCTATTCCCTGTCACCTGTCACCAGTTACCTATTCCCTGTCCCCTGTAATATTTGAATGCCATTGGCAATTGTCTGAGTTACAAACAATTCTAAATCTTCGTCAGGGATTGCTGTCCGTATTTGCTGTTTGACTATTTCCGCTTGTGCTTTTGATTCAACAATGGCAAATACTGAAGGACCAGAACCAGACATCATTGTGCCTAAAACCCCTTCTTGAGTAGCAAATAATTCTCGCAGTTGCAAGACTTGAGGATAAGCTGGTAAGACCACTTTTTCTAAATCATTATGCAGTTTTTGAGAGATTTTTGCTGCATCTTTATCTAAAATAGCTTTGACCATTTCTCCCGAATGTACAGCATTCGCACGAGCAACTAAATCTTCAGTATTCTTAACATAAGAATTACCAAATTCTTGCCGATAGGTTTTATATGCCCAAGGTGTGGATACTTCTAGACTGAGATATTTGGCTAATACTAAATGGATTTGATTTAAACTTGGTAAAGGAGAAAGTAGTTCACCTCTACCTGTAGCAATTGCTGTTCCTCCAGAAATACAAAATGACACATCTGAGCCAAGAGTTGCGCCTAATTCTTCTAATTCTGATTTAGTTAATCCCAAGTCCCAAAGTAAATCTATCCCCACTAATACTGCGGCTGCATTGGTCGAACCTCCAGCCAAACCCGCAGCTACAGGAATGCGTTTTGTGACTGTAATATCAATACCGCCAAAATTACTAAAAACATCAGGAAATTGTCTTGCCATCAATTCGGCAGCCCGGTATGCTAGATTACTTTGGTCTGCCGGTACTTGGGGATGGTTACAGTAGACGTGAATCTCTTCAGTACTCGCAGCCTGTAAATTAATTTGGTCTGCAATGTCGATGCTCTGGAGTATCATTGCTAACTCATGATATCCATCAGGGCGATTGCCAATGATCTCTAAATATAAGTTGATTTTGGCAGGTGCAATTAAGCTATAAGAACGCATAACAGTGGTAATTGGTAATTGGTAATTGGTAATTGGTAAGAATTTATTACCCAGTCCCCAGTCGCCAGTCCCCAGTCCCCAAATTTACCAGTGTTACCCATTGTGAAACGCTGAGGTCTTCGGCGCGTACTTGGGGATTAATTTCTAATTGTTCCAGTAATTGAGTCAAGCGATCACGATCAACCACCGATTGCAAATTATTTCTTAACATTTTCCGCTTCGATCCAAACCCCAATTTAACCAAATTTTCTAACTTTTTGGGGTCATTCACTGGAATTTCTATCTGTCGGGGTAGCAACCGCACCACTGCTGAATCAACTTTTGGTGGTGGGTAAAATGCACCAGCCGGAACAGAACAAATTAACTCACAATCTGCTAAATACTGCACCCGCAGCGACAAGGCCCCGAAACTTCTTGACCCTGGTTTAGCATATAATCTTTCTGCTACTTCTTTCTGTACCAGGAGCACGATGGAATCATAAGGTTCTGGGTTAGGACTTGCAATTGTACCCAGTAGCTTCTCAATAATTGGACCCGTAATATTGTAGGGAATATTCGCAACAACCTTATTTTGCTTTTGGAACTTAGAAAAAGCTGTCAGTTGGGAAGGGACATTAAGAGTGAGAAAATCCCCTTGCAAAAGCAAAAAATTTTCCCTCTCGCCCAGTTGTTTTACCAGCAATTTACACAAATCAGGGTCAATTTCTACAGCAAGTAGAGAATGAACTAAAGGTAATAAACGCCGAGTTAAAATTCCCGTACCAGGGCCAATTTCCAAAACCCTATCAGTCTCTTGACACTCTGCTGCTTTAACAATTGTGTTAAGCGCCTTTTCACTTTTTAACCAATGTTGAGCAAATTGCTTACGAGGTTGTACCATTTATATTCATTGCTCCATATTTATAAAATTTTACATTTTCCTTGATATTAACTGCATTTTATGTTTTATAGAAAACCAACTGCTTCCTGACAAAACAGGATTGGGGCAATTTTATCTTCATCTCTAAAACATTACTATGCAACCAAAAAAATATATTTTATCTCTAACTTTATTAGTGGTTTGCACCAGCATTAGCAGTTGTAATTCCAGTAATTATACCAGTAGGGAACTTTCAGTACCAACACCAAACAGCACAGCTTCACCAAGACCCCAGACTTCTCAAGTTGAAACTCAACCATTTTTAACCCAACCATCTCCCAGTGACGAAGCACCTACTTCAGCTAACAAAGCCGTCTCTGGTAAAACTACGACTGTCACCCTATACATAAGTGACACCCAATGTCAAGATTATGTTGCGAAGGCATTTTTAGTATCAGCCGATGAACCCATAAATGAAGCCGTTAGTAAAGTCTTACAGGAGCGAGAAACAGCAGATTTTAGCTTGGCTGGGTATCGTGTCAATGTTAATAATGATATTGCTACAATTGATTTGCGAATTGCTCCTGATTCAAAGCGACAAATACCTTCTCTTTCTAGTTGTGAGCAGTTTGCTTTATTTGGTAGTCTCCGCAAAACCTTGACCAGCAATGGCCAATGGAAAATTAAAGAAGTGCGCCTCACGGAGAAAGGTGAAGAAATTTCTCCTTAATTAGGGTGCTGGGGGATAATAACCAATGGCCAATGCCTAATGCCCAATACCCAATGCCCAATGCCCATAGTAAAGATTTTCTAGCGATTCGGTTCAGATACAGAATCACACTATTAATATAAAAAAGTCCTTAGTTAAGGAATGTAAGCCAATGGATGTCAAGCTGATATTAGTAGGATTAACAGTTATCTTTACCTTTACTTGTTTATTTTTTGGTACGAAAAACGGATTTTATGATTCAGACAACTATCATGGTAACGGTTCTGCACATTAAGCACAGTTAGAGAGGAGAGCATGAGGGATGATCTTTCCGTATCCTCTCACTCTGATGGTGGGGAAACGAATGGTGAATTAGAATGTCTGCCCTATAGTGTTCAGCATGAAGATGAAGGTGTATGTCTACTAGTGCGGATGGGGCCACACCGCATTCTATTAGATTGTGGTTTAGCAGATATTTCATCTCTGTATGGGGGAATAACTACTTCGGTACACAGAGGTAATTTACCACCACCAGTAGATTTAGTATTGATTAGTCATGCTCATGCAGATCATGCTAGGGGTTTGCTGTCGCTAAATCAAGCTTTTCCCATGTTACCTATCTATGCTAGTGAGGTGACTAGTAAGTTATTGCCGTTAAATTGGCCAGAACAAGATCCTGAAGACATTCCTGCATTTTGTCATGCTTTGCCGTTGCGATCGCCTGTAGAAATTCAAGAAAATCTAATTGTAGAATTATTTCCCGCCGGACACCTACCAGGGGCTGTGGCCATTCTCCTCACCTACCATACCCAAAACCGCGATTACAAATTACTTTACACAGGGGATTTTTTCCTATCTAATTCTCGGCTGGTAGAAGGCTTACGTTTGGAAGAATTACGGGGATTAAATTTAAATGTGCTGTTAATAGAGGGCAGTTATGGCACATCCCGTCATCCCCATCGCCGCAACCAAGAAAATCAACTAGCAGAAAGAATTAATCGAGCCATCACGACTGGTGCGCCAGAGATGAACGCCGATCATTGTTCTGTCATTTTACCCACACCAGCCTTGGGCTTAGGTCAAGAATTGCTGATGTTATTGCGTTCTCATCATCATTTTACAGGCCGGGATTTAGACATTTGGGTTGATGGTGCCGTTGCTACCGGTTGCGATGCCTATTTAGAACTTTTACCCCATCTTCCCGCATCAGTCCAAAATTTTGCTCGTCATCAACCCCTCTTTTGGGATGAGCGCGTCCGCCCCCGTGTGCGGCGGTTAAAAGCAGAAGACTTAGCTACTTTAGGCAGCACACCCTGTATTGTCCTCACCGACTCTACAGCGGATTTAAGTAAATATTGCCGACCTAACACAGGCCCTTGGCTAATTCTTCTGCCAGAAAAAATTGATATAAAAGTTAATCAAGAATATTTAGCACCCACGACTTTTGAAAGCTATCTTTTAGCTCAACATAGTGATGGGCCAGGTACAACCCAATTAATTCATAATTTACGACCCCAGCACGTTGTTTTTGTTCATGGTTCACCTGCTTATTTAGCTGACCTCACTAGCTTAGAAGAATTACAAAATCGTTACCATATTCATTCTCCAGCGGCGGGAATTTTAGTCGAATTGCCCATTGGCGAAACATTTTTACAACCTTCAGCCCCGGAAACTAACTATGAAGGCGAGTTAACGGAGCTAGAAAAAGTTATTACCATTTCTCTGCCAGATGCAATTACATCTGACCCACGTTGGCAGCAATTTGCCGATACTGGTTTAATAGAAGCCCGTTGGCAGGGTGAAGAACTCATATTACGGGGTTTATCTCAGCGAGAACTCCTCAATCAAAATAGTGTAGACCTAACCCGCAGTCGGTATCCTTATACATGGTCTGATTTGGAATGTTGTGGTACGTGCAGATACCAAAGAGGGCAACGGTGTTGGAATCCCGCTGCCCCGTTGTATAACTTTAAAGTTACTCTAGAAGGTTACTGCCCTGCCTATGAGAACCTGTCAAATCAGGAATCCTGAATCATAATTTATGCCTCAGAATTTAGCATTAATTAGGGTTTGCTGAAAAAATCTTTTCGTAAGGGCTAGGAGTCAGGAGTCAGGAGGGAGAATTAGAAGGAGGTAAGAATAGTCTCGAATTTGGGAAAGTGATTGGCGCTATGGCTTACGCCAAGCTAGGCTATCAGAAAGCCCTAATTACTCTGGATTCAAGTCAGTAAAACGGTTGCGGATACGCTCCGCTTCAGGACAATCTTCAGTTGTGAGAGGTTCTATGTTACCCCGTGGTACGGAAGCTAATTTTTGCGTTACAGCGCCAATGCTTTCTAGGCGAACCATCTCTTCCCAGGAACAAACTTCATCTTCTTCATCTGTTTCATACCGTAGAGTCACTAAATCACCCTCTATATCAATGATGCGGGCGCGCTCTATCCAGCGTTGCTGATCCCGCAAAAAAACACATACCTCCCGCCCGTCGCAACACAGTTGATAAATCTTGCGGTGTAGCATGTACTGCTTCTGCCTTTTTAAACAACGTAGTTTAACCTGTCAAAATCTGGGTCTTAACCCATTAAGATACACCCTCCAGAGGTTAATTTCATGTTTTGTAAACTAGTGTGTCTAATAACCCAATCTTACAACGACTCGATTTTAGTAGTCAGAAATAGAGAAATCTTGGGTCATAAACCAATGGTTACTGCATTAGTTGAACTCAATCTCTTTTGGGTCGATGCTAGAGAATGTCTACTTCATAGAAGTCGAACATTTCTGGAGTTGTCCTAACCAGGTTAAGATGTGGTGGTGATTCCTTATTACCATCATGTAATAAATAGTACTGCAAAACAAGCGAGAATTGCGGTTGTTCGAGTTGCCTACTTGTAGTCATTGGCATTTTTAGGAAGTCTGGGGACTCGGCTATACTTTTAACCCTTAATGTATTTTATCTTAACTCATTCTCGCCCTGACCTTCATAGTTTTACACAACAATACGTGAATAGTTTTAAACTTTTATTTGTACTCTCTCGTAATACAGTAATATTTTACTCAAAAACGACCACGAATATCAAGTAAGGGTGTAGGGGTGTATGAGAAAGAATATTTATATTTTTTCTGAACAACTGAGCAATCATTCCTTGATGCTACAAGAACCTGGATGTATCCTTGGGGTCAATCCAAAGTCCTGTTAGATGATGATTGCTTAAAATTACAATTAAATACTGGTTTTATAATAGCTAAAATTTCTGGGGGAGGCTTTTCGTCCTACCCCATGAAAAGTTTATTTGATGCAAGTGATAAAAACCAAGGTTCGAGTAATAGAGGTTTCATCTTAAGTTTGATGTTACATTTCCTAGTGAAAACTGTTTAGTACAGGCAATTCCATCAGACTTTTGGAGGAAGCTTCTCGTTTAATTGTACCTATGCGGATTGCTTCATATAGAACTGCAAGAGCTTTCAAATCATCTGATTGATAGCATCTAGTAGTCAGGACTTGATGGAGTAAACCCTCTGATTCAACACTAAGATATCCAGTTTGGAAGGCAGATGCGATAAGTGTACGAATCATCATAAACAGGGCATAATAAAAGATCTATCATTCTCAGAATGAGGCATTTTCTCCCTAAATACATTGATGTAGAACAGTGAATATTAGTGATTGTCATGACGTTAATTTCGTGATCCCAATCACAGATAAAAAAAGACAAATCCTGTATAAGATAATATCAGGCATAATCACGTAGAATTAGTTAGTACCAAGAATACTACGAAACTCAGTAGTGGTAAAAATGAAACTGTATTTAATCATACCAAACAAATCTTACTAAAAGGAATAATTGGTATTTAAGAGCACAAATTTTTAAGTATCTTTAATGAGATAAAAACTGGCGGAAGTCTTCATCTTTTTGACTCAGTTGCACCCAATCTAAATCAAGTGATTGAAATTTTTGCGCCAAGCAATCGCAGGATGGGCGTTCACTGGCGTAATGTCCCACATCAATTAGAATCAATCCTTGATCTCTACTTTCTTGAAACTGATGAAATTTACAGTCGGCGGTGAGATAGGCTTGGGCGTTGGTTTTCACAACTGCGGAAATAAAACCTGCACCAGAACCTCCCAAAACAGCAACTCGTGAAATTTCTTGTTGTAAATCAGCAGTGGGTGAAAAAATCAACTTTGGTGGACGAAGTTGAGTTTGAATAGTGGTTAGTAATTCCTGCAATTTTAAAGATGGTTTGAGCATTCCTACTCGCCCATATCCTAAACCTAATTGGGTGGGAACTATGGGAGATACTGCTTGCAGGTGTAACATTTGGGCCAAAACATCCGCTGTGCCATCATTTACCTGATCAAAATTTGTATGAGCGGTGTAGATACCAATATTGTGAGTAAAAGCTAACCGCGCCATTTCTGCCAGTGCTTCCCCAGTGCGAAGAGATTTGAGGGGATGAAAAATTAGGGGATGATGAGCAAAAATTAGATTAGCATTGAGTGCGATAGCTTCTGCCATTACGGACAAAGTCGGAGTTAAACATACTAAAACTCGTGCCTCTTGCTCCAATACACCTGGCTCAATCTGCCAACCGGAATTATCCCAGCTTTCGCACCAAGCCGGATTAGCCCATTCTTCAAACCAGGTGATTAAATCAGCAATTGTCATTAGATGTTATAGGTATGGTTTTAAGTAACTACACAGTTGTGCGACTATTCAATCATTGTATCCTGACTCCTAATAACTGATAACTGACTTCTGCTGTATGTGAAATTACTGCGCTTAAATACTAGCAAAAAATTCATGACATGCTTTTTAGCAACTCCTGCTTGAATTCCTCCACTGTTTGAAAAGTAATTTGCTGTTTTTCCACCAAAGCTAAATCTATCACTTGGGCTAATTTTTGAGGTATAGCATTATTCCGCTGGCGAATAGGTACAGGGCTATTTTGCATTGCAAGACAGCTAACCAAGGATCACCCGTAAAATTACGTGGAAAATATCCCATTAACATATTATATAAACTATAAACAAGCAGTAGTTACTCACATATCTACACATGGTAGCGTATTGGTAAATACACGTACCTACTGACGGGGAACAAATGCAGGTGTACCCATCTGAGTTCCCGTCAAAGAGTGCTCCCTTAAACCTACTAAATCAAAAGCTTTTGCTAAACCATAATCTGCTATTTTTAGAACTGTTTTTCGATTGATATAGGTAATTAAAATATTGTTGGGGTTTAAATCTTGATGAACAAAAGCTTTGATTTTTTCTTCTTTCCCACTGGCTGATTCAACATCAGAAACTTGCATTTGATGAGGATATATTAAACCATCCAGAATTTGGAGAACTATGTCTACAGCTACATTAGAGACGTTCGAAAATTTACAAACTAGTCTGTGTCTGGCTTTCCATAGTGTTAAGATGAGGAAAGAGCCAAGGAAAGAATCAGGGTTGGCAATAGGTACGGATAGTTCCTATCCATGAAGATGTTCATAACTAATTCATAACTGACCTCATATCCATAACATTTATGAAATGGGCAAAACTAATGAACCAATTCCTAATGTGACTAAACCACAAATAGTTACTAAGAATTACTTGTGAGTAAATTGGGGAATTCAGGGGAAATCTTTGTTGAGGTACCCGGAATATTTTTACAAGTCTAATGACGTGTTCAACAACAATACCCTTGGTGGAAAACTCTTTGTTTCCTGCCTTTTGTTCTGAGTCGCCATGGCATAATCACTATCATGTTTTTCTAGCTGTTCAAGGAGACTAGCAGGGAAAACATCTCGTAATATCTCTAGCCAGTAATGAAATGTGTCCTTTGCTTCCGTTTCCCATATACCGAAATGCAAACCTAAAACCTCAAATGTTGGCATTGTCCTCCAATAGAACAAGGATAGACATACCTGTTCTTTTATCTCTAGTTTCCCTTTCCCCCCTCCTCCTTTCTGATTTATACCTATGTTTTTACTTTCTATGTCACATTGAAGTTTTTTATGCTGCATTTCACCTTGGGCTAAACTGATGGTTAGTTATTCCCTGTATTTGTTTTGTACGATGTGGATGTTCTTGAATATAGTTAATTTAGTGGATTTTTCCTTTTGGTACACCCTCAAAATTCCCTTCTACCATTTTTTTCACACCAAGTTAATTTTCCTGACAGGTCTATTAATAGGTACACGCTATCCTAACTTTTGGACGAAATCCCAAATATTATCACCTTCACAATACTCCATGGCAAAAAAGAAGGTCTCCTCAGCGAACCCATAATTTAAC
It encodes the following:
- a CDS encoding response regulator transcription factor is translated as MMRESSEKILVIEDDATTRHLFIDGLEAEGFVTIGSEKGLVGIQKAQEHLPDLVICDLMMPDIDGYSVLTKLRQDPLTAIIPFIFLTASNTKTSMRKAMELGADDYLSKPCTVDELLKAITIRLEKQAIFQRWYANNSQSLSELAAKSENSESIFPNLPHLQQVFDYIERHYHQGITLSDVAEAVGYSSPYLTTQVAKQTGESVNVWIVKRRMAAARTLLKSTNQTVEEIAMKLGYQNACHFSRQFRQHHGLSPTIWRKEHQSCHVAQTTKLQLIKNRAQLVNPIPLTS
- a CDS encoding DUF3082 domain-containing protein, which encodes MNEPHITPSTDTYKQVAANPLRCITGSIISGGLSFAIYSLMITIATNFANKPIHSQNPIVWKISSAVRTLIVGVVGLGTGIFALVALGLLALGIQLWFQQLTKTKNS
- the ispE gene encoding 4-(cytidine 5'-diphospho)-2-C-methyl-D-erythritol kinase, producing MRSYSLIAPAKINLYLEIIGNRPDGYHELAMILQSIDIADQINLQAASTEEIHVYCNHPQVPADQSNLAYRAAELMARQFPDVFSNFGGIDITVTKRIPVAAGLAGGSTNAAAVLVGIDLLWDLGLTKSELEELGATLGSDVSFCISGGTAIATGRGELLSPLPSLNQIHLVLAKYLSLEVSTPWAYKTYRQEFGNSYVKNTEDLVARANAVHSGEMVKAILDKDAAKISQKLHNDLEKVVLPAYPQVLQLRELFATQEGVLGTMMSGSGPSVFAIVESKAQAEIVKQQIRTAIPDEDLELFVTQTIANGIQILQGTGNR
- the rsmA gene encoding 16S rRNA (adenine(1518)-N(6)/adenine(1519)-N(6))-dimethyltransferase RsmA, which codes for MVQPRKQFAQHWLKSEKALNTIVKAAECQETDRVLEIGPGTGILTRRLLPLVHSLLAVEIDPDLCKLLVKQLGERENFLLLQGDFLTLNVPSQLTAFSKFQKQNKVVANIPYNITGPIIEKLLGTIASPNPEPYDSIVLLVQKEVAERLYAKPGSRSFGALSLRVQYLADCELICSVPAGAFYPPPKVDSAVVRLLPRQIEIPVNDPKKLENLVKLGFGSKRKMLRNNLQSVVDRDRLTQLLEQLEINPQVRAEDLSVSQWVTLVNLGTGDWRLGTG
- a CDS encoding GerMN domain-containing protein, which codes for MQPKKYILSLTLLVVCTSISSCNSSNYTSRELSVPTPNSTASPRPQTSQVETQPFLTQPSPSDEAPTSANKAVSGKTTTVTLYISDTQCQDYVAKAFLVSADEPINEAVSKVLQERETADFSLAGYRVNVNNDIATIDLRIAPDSKRQIPSLSSCEQFALFGSLRKTLTSNGQWKIKEVRLTEKGEEISP
- a CDS encoding MBL fold metallo-hydrolase, which gives rise to MRDDLSVSSHSDGGETNGELECLPYSVQHEDEGVCLLVRMGPHRILLDCGLADISSLYGGITTSVHRGNLPPPVDLVLISHAHADHARGLLSLNQAFPMLPIYASEVTSKLLPLNWPEQDPEDIPAFCHALPLRSPVEIQENLIVELFPAGHLPGAVAILLTYHTQNRDYKLLYTGDFFLSNSRLVEGLRLEELRGLNLNVLLIEGSYGTSRHPHRRNQENQLAERINRAITTGAPEMNADHCSVILPTPALGLGQELLMLLRSHHHFTGRDLDIWVDGAVATGCDAYLELLPHLPASVQNFARHQPLFWDERVRPRVRRLKAEDLATLGSTPCIVLTDSTADLSKYCRPNTGPWLILLPEKIDIKVNQEYLAPTTFESYLLAQHSDGPGTTQLIHNLRPQHVVFVHGSPAYLADLTSLEELQNRYHIHSPAAGILVELPIGETFLQPSAPETNYEGELTELEKVITISLPDAITSDPRWQQFADTGLIEARWQGEELILRGLSQRELLNQNSVDLTRSRYPYTWSDLECCGTCRYQRGQRCWNPAAPLYNFKVTLEGYCPAYENLSNQES
- a CDS encoding DUF6679 family protein, yielding MLHRKIYQLCCDGREVCVFLRDQQRWIERARIIDIEGDLVTLRYETDEEDEVCSWEEMVRLESIGAVTQKLASVPRGNIEPLTTEDCPEAERIRNRFTDLNPE
- a CDS encoding Nif3-like dinuclear metal center hexameric protein; this translates as MTIADLITWFEEWANPAWCESWDNSGWQIEPGVLEQEARVLVCLTPTLSVMAEAIALNANLIFAHHPLIFHPLKSLRTGEALAEMARLAFTHNIGIYTAHTNFDQVNDGTADVLAQMLHLQAVSPIVPTQLGLGYGRVGMLKPSLKLQELLTTIQTQLRPPKLIFSPTADLQQEISRVAVLGGSGAGFISAVVKTNAQAYLTADCKFHQFQESRDQGLILIDVGHYASERPSCDCLAQKFQSLDLDWVQLSQKDEDFRQFLSH
- a CDS encoding protein kinase domain-containing protein, with translation MANPDSFLGSFLILTLWKARHRLVCKFSNVSNVAVDIVLQILDGLIYPHQMQVSDVESASGKEEKIKAFVHQDLNPNNILITYINRKTVLKIADYGLAKAFDLVGLREHSLTGTQMGTPAFVPRQ
- a CDS encoding transposase family protein yields the protein MPTFEVLGLHFGIWETEAKDTFHYWLEILRDVFPASLLEQLEKHDSDYAMATQNKRQETKSFPPRVLLLNTSLDL